The genomic window GTTCAACAGCGAGGAGAAGTGGACTTTCAACACCGGCGGACCGATCCTGTCCTCGCCCGCCGCCGACCGTAACGGGGTGCTGTTTTTCGGCTCGGGCGACAAGAAAATTTACGCCCTCTACCCGAACGGCCAGCTCAAGTGGAGCTACGAGACCGGCGGCGCCGTGGTCTCATCCCCCGCGGTGGATGTGGACGGCTCGGTGTATGTCGGCTCGAAGGACGGCTACCTGTACGCCCTGACCCGTAGCGGTGCG from bacterium includes these protein-coding regions:
- a CDS encoding PQQ-binding-like beta-propeller repeat protein, with the protein product MRFPKILFSLCLAVCILSQSLPALADEGTSVIPGITAPDPAVAADEFIVKSAQLMDSMGVFFVGRLNGKFIAGMGPGFNSEEKWTFNTGGPILSSPAADRNGVLFFGSGDKKIYALYPNGQLKWSYETGGAVVSSPAVDVDGSVYVGSKDGYLYALTRSGA